The stretch of DNA CCCAGAGATTTAAGACCAggagtgaattttatttttaaaaatgggccgTTGTCCCCCTTTCCTCCCCCCATTTTCCTGGAGAGCCGACTCTCAGGGCTCCTTGGAGAGGATCTGTCCAGGGTCcaggttttgtgtttttatttcggGACCATTCTGAAAGCaatctccccttctctcctcaaTAAATACAGGTAGACTCCAGGCGAGgacttgctttcatttttaaaaagttgccttGACTTCCTGctagcaaggaaaagaaataaaatttaagaaaaaaaaaaaaaaaggccaggcacagtggctcacgtctgtaatcccagcactttgggaggctgaggcaggcagatcacgaggtcagaagatgaagaccatcctggctaacacggtgaaaccctgtctctacaaaaaatataaaaaattagtcggtcccagctaattgggaggccgaggcaggagaatcgtttgaacccgggaggtggaggctgcagtgagctgaagtcacgccactgcactccagcctgggcgacagagtaagaatctgtcttaaaaaaaaaagaaagaaaagaaaaaagtggcctggtaggaggatcgcttgagcccaggagtttgaggctgtagtgagccatgatcagaccactgtacttcaacctgggtgacagagtgaggccctatctcaaaaaaaaaaaaaaaaaaaaaaagttcataattTAAAACCCACCTCAAGTGATAATCttggagccttggttttctcacctgtaaaatggggtgatAATACTACCGATCTTGTAGGGCTGTtataggattaaatgagttaacacagTGACGTGCTTAGAAACTGTGCCTCGTACACAGTCTACGCCCAATAAAATGTTTGATGTTTTTATCTCGCCTTCACATTTGCCCAGAGACAAAGCAGCACACGGATTTGAGATTTCCCAGGACTGGCTTTAATTTGAAAAATCTGATTGGGGTCTCTTCCCATATCAGAGAAGGAACAGCCCAAGCTATGACCCCAGGGCCAGGGAATTCAGTCCCCACCAGACCCTGTCATGCCATCACTAGGGGGTAATTCCAGGCTCCCCCTGCCAGCCCTGAGACAGGAGGACGGATGTGAAGTTGCCCAGGACTGGATTCTGTCTCTCCAAAGTGGCCCAAGCCCTGTTCTCTGTACTAGGGAAGCCAGCTGTGTCTTTTCGAGGACAGTTGGTCCAGCCAGCCGGCTCGGTTCCGATACCAGACAACCATCCCAGCACGAGGGCTCAGCGCCCTGGCCCCGGCGGCCGCTCCAGTGCCTGTGTGCCCACCAGCACATCCATGAGGTAGTCCAATTCGGCCTCGTCCAGCTCCGGAGCTTCCTCCTTGCCCGGCCCATCCTCAGGGCCTGGTTTGAGGCCCTCAGAGGCTGGTGCCCAAAGTTCATTGTCATACATAGAGGTGTCAATATCCTCAAACAGGCCCTCGAGCCCATCGTCCAGTAGACAGCCAGTGGCTGGGCCCAGCAGGTCCAAGGCACCCAAGCTGGGCGCTGCTCCCCCAATGCTACGGCCTGGTGGCCCTTCGTCTGCCAAGGGTTGGGGAGCCTGACTCAGGCCCTCAATGTGGCTGAGGTCCTCCAGGAGGCTGGCCATGGAGGCTGAAAGGGCAGCGTCTGAGCTTGCCAGTAAGTTGTCAGCCACACTGGGGGCTGCAGGTGGGCTGGGCACAGGTGGCAGGGCAGCCGCGGGTGCCATGGACGCCTGGATGCGCCGCAGAGTGTTCACGACCAGCACCAGGTGCCGCAGGTCCGGCTCACTCTGCTGCAGGCTGTGGTGGAGCTTGAGCACTGAGAGGTCAAAGAGGGAGCTAGAGGCCACGGCCTGGGGTGCCTGTGCCACCGCTGCGTGGCCAGGATCTAGCCACCAGGCGTCGACTGCCAGaggttccttctcctcctcctcctcccgttTCCGCTTCAGACCCTTGCTCAGCATCTGCAGAGGGCAGGGAGTGATGGAGTTATAGTCAGTTATAGAAAACAAATGTTAAGTTCAAAGCCTGGATCTGACAGTTGCTGCAGGtaggatcttgggcaagtcacttaacctctctgtgcctagcTTTTCTTAGGGAACTTTAAAGATATAGACAATTTTTATTTaactgtatatgtatatttatagatttttttttgagatggagtctcgctctgttgcccaggctggagtgtaatgccgtgatctcagctcattgcaacctctgcctcacgggttcaaatgattctcgtgcctcagcctccccaaaagctaggattacaggcgcacgccaccacacccggctaatttttgtatttttagaagaagcacggtttcaccatgttggccaggctggtctcgacctcctggacctcaagtgatccgcccacctctgcctcataaagtgctgggattacatgcgtgagccaccgtgcctggcctatagacttcttaaattttaaattttatatttaagtatatttatagactttttttatctgaaaaaataaagatggggtctcactatattgcccaggctggtctcaaactcctggcctgaagcaatcctcccccctcagtcaataagtactttttctttttcccttttattttttgtagagacaaggtctcactatgttgcccagggtggtctcaaactccttgcctcaagccatcctcctgcctcagcctcccaaagtactgagattacaagtgtgagctgccTCACCCTGCCAATAAGTACACTTAATGATAACATTATTATTTCTTCAGTGAACCATGTGGAATGGCCAATATTCAACTTTTTCCCCTACAAAAGCAGctgtttcacatattttattataataacataattatatCTAAATAagttataatattataaatactaAACTAGTTTCACGTAGTTTAATATTTATTGTCTACTATGACTATGTTtcaaacagtaaataaataaggaaacacaGGAAATATACAGAGAATTACAGGAAGACACTAAAAGTTCCTAGAGACCTTTTAGATGATCAGAGAAGGCTCCTgtaaggaggtgacatttgaatggAGCCCTCAGGTCAGAGAAGTCAGCCATGGGAGACCCTGGGAAAAGCATTCCGGGAGGagggaacaacaaaaaaaggcagagaaaagccCAGAGGCTGGATGGGCTTGAACTGGAAAGAGACCAGCATGGGTGGCACACAGAGAGTGACATGGTAGGAGACCAGATTGGGGAGCAGCTAGGGGAACGGGCACAAGCCAGGTCACAGAAAGCCACATATGCAGAAGtagggagtttggattttatcctgaGTGTGGTGGGCAGTCATTAAAGGAATTTGAGCAGGGAGGGAATGGTGTTGTGAGCTGATTAGGTTTCCGGAAGATCCCCCCCCATGGCTGCTTCGAGGAAGACTGTGGGGGGCAAAAAGAGGGGGGATCTGAGACCCACTGGTAGGCCGTACTCGTTTGGGACGGACGATGGT from Gorilla gorilla gorilla isolate KB3781 chromosome 20, NHGRI_mGorGor1-v2.1_pri, whole genome shotgun sequence encodes:
- the SERTAD1 gene encoding SERTA domain-containing protein 1, with product MLSKGLKRKREEEEEKEPLAVDAWWLDPGHAAVAQAPQAVASSSLFDLSVLKLHHSLQQSEPDLRHLVLVVNTLRRIQASMAPAAALPPVPSPPAAPSVADNLLASSDAALSASMASLLEDLSHIEGLSQAPQPLADEGPPGRSIGGAAPSLGALDLLGPATGCLLDDGLEGLFEDIDTSMYDNELWAPASEGLKPGPEDGPGKEEAPELDEAELDYLMDVLVGTQALERPPGPGR